The Actinomadura graeca nucleotide sequence TACCACGCGACGGCCCCGCACGCGGCGAGCGACTTCGAGTACTACATCACCCGTGACGGGTGGGACCCCACGCAGCCGCTGCGCTGGGCGGACCTGGTGCACCTGCAGACCTTCACCAAGCAGAACCCGACGACGTTCACCAAGTGGACGCTGAACCTGCCGCAGCGGACCGGCCGGCACCTGATCTACTCGATCTGGCAGCGGGTCATGGGCAGCAACGAGGCGTTCTACACCTGCTCGGACGTGGACTTCGGCGGCACCGGCACCCCCACCCCGCCGACCACCCCGCCGACGGCCCCGCCCACCGCCCCGCCGGCGTCGCCGCCGCCCACCACCCCGCCGGCGAGCGGCACGTGGACGACCGGGACGGCCTACAGCGCGGGCGACAAGGTGACCTACGGCGGCGTGACGTACGAGTGCCTGCAGCCGCACACCGCGATCTCCGGCTGGGAGCCGGCGTCGACCGCCGCCCTCTGGCGGACGGCCTGAGCGCGGCGCGATGAAGTACGGCGCATTGGCCCTGCTCGCCGCGGGCGTCCTGCTGCTGGTCGTCCAGTGCGGGGCGTCCGGCGGCCCGCCGCCCGGCTCCGCCGCCGAGCGCGGCGGGCGCGGGTTCAACGCCACGGACGTGATGTTCCTGCAGATGATGGTCCCGCACCAGGGGCAGGGTGTGCGCCTGGTGCGGCTGGCCCGCGGGCGTCCCGTCCGGCCCGAGGTCGCGACGCTCGCCGCGGCCATCGAGAGCACGCAGCTCAGGGAGGTCTCGGACATGGCGGCCCGCCTGCGGACGTGGCACCGTCCGCCGGCCGCCCCGGCGCACGCGCACGCCGCGCACGGCGGGATGCCCGTGACCGCCCAGGCCGAGCTGGACGCGCTGGACCGGACCCCCGCCGACCGGTTCGAACGCGCTTTCCTCAACCTCCTGATCGCCCATCAGGACGACGCCGTCCAGATGGCGCGGATGGAGGCAGGCGGCGGCCAGGACGCGTGGACCCGTCGGCTGGCCGAGAACGTCGACCGCTCCCGGTCGGCGCAGATCACGCGGATGCTGACGATCCTCGGCCCCCGCTCCCAGCACAATCCATCCCAGAGGTAGGTGTAGGCATGCGCCGATTGATCAGTGCTTTGCTCACCCTCGTCGTCATCGCCGCGCTGGCCACCGCGCCGGCGCGTGCGGCCAACCGCCAGACCGGTCAGGCGCCGTCGTCCGCGGACGGCGTCACCGCGACCTATTCGATCGAAGGGACCCGCGCCAAGTTCATCATCGCCAACAACACCTCGGCGACGATCAGCACGTGGTCGGTGGTGTTCGAGCTTCCCGCGGGCGTCAACGCCAGCAACGCCGACAACGGCTCGATCGCCCAGAGCG carries:
- a CDS encoding DUF305 domain-containing protein translates to MKYGALALLAAGVLLLVVQCGASGGPPPGSAAERGGRGFNATDVMFLQMMVPHQGQGVRLVRLARGRPVRPEVATLAAAIESTQLREVSDMAARLRTWHRPPAAPAHAHAAHGGMPVTAQAELDALDRTPADRFERAFLNLLIAHQDDAVQMARMEAGGGQDAWTRRLAENVDRSRSAQITRMLTILGPRSQHNPSQR
- a CDS encoding lytic polysaccharide monooxygenase auxiliary activity family 9 protein, whose product is MRSPRAKVAVAAAAVPAASAVAVLAPAAPASAHGSMSDPPSRVYVCKEEGPEKPSSEACKAAIAVAGTQAFYDWNGVSILDAGGRHRELIPDGQLCSAGRAKYRGLDLQRADWPAKQVTPGPLTITYHATAPHAASDFEYYITRDGWDPTQPLRWADLVHLQTFTKQNPTTFTKWTLNLPQRTGRHLIYSIWQRVMGSNEAFYTCSDVDFGGTGTPTPPTTPPTAPPTAPPASPPPTTPPASGTWTTGTAYSAGDKVTYGGVTYECLQPHTAISGWEPASTAALWRTA